From Macrobrachium nipponense isolate FS-2020 chromosome 6, ASM1510439v2, whole genome shotgun sequence, a single genomic window includes:
- the LOC135216478 gene encoding uncharacterized protein LOC135216478: MCINGEIVTGVLNQFKDNYPGTEWARGFMKRHKLRLKKGTSMQVDRKERTSDPFIINSFYDVIEKEVQDLQLQDKPGHIYNLDETSFPLHSSKTHTLGVIRQQTIRVTASSGRQNITVLAAICADGSALPTCIVFKGKRLMQQWIGDSGTTPNQTICCVSDNAWMTAKVFHEFFVKFVEMTKEKRPTLLIHDGHVSHTTLETVKLARDKQISIVLLPPHCTDVLQPSDKTPVDRHKFDVSRLSKSKVEACNRWILAGRPETEEAIPIVPPTQEEDTGNAIMFGTSKPKNSTTLGKTSTPLPPVTDPSPCSSGKPGYTVPSDSIPKVCQHSQSCCLYLHSLQELAEAIGKAVHTKKSMEHIISDRQRPHQAKKPGARRVLGKGATVLTHEEVISSIEEREKAQKEKETKKKQRAEKQRTKEEATAGKKDHSSEKWKKECCCC; encoded by the exons ATGTGCATTAATGGcgaaa TTGTAACTGGTGTTCTTAACCAGTTTAAAGACAATTACCCAGGAACTGAATGGGCCCGTGGATTCATGAAACGCCATAAGCTACGACTGAAAAAGGGTACATCCATGCAGGTGGACAGAAAGGAAAGGACAAGTGATCCTTTCATCATTAACAGTTTTTATGATGTAATTGAGAAAGAGGTACAGGACCTACAGCTACAGGACAAACCTGGCCACATCTACAATCTAGACGAGACGTCGTTTCCTCTTCATTCATCAAAGACACACACACTTGGGGTTATTAGACAGCAAACAATAAGAGTGACTGCTAGCAGTGGAAGACAAAATATAACTGTACTGGCAGCCATCTGTGCTGATGGCTCTGCTCTGCCTACCTGCATTGTGTTTAAAGGAAAACGGCTGATGCAGCAGTGGATTGGGGATTCAGGAACAACTCCAAATCAAACAATTTGTTGTGTAAGTGACAATGCGTGGATGACTGCCAAAGTATTCCATGAATTCTTCGTCAAATTTGTTGAAATGACAAAGGAAAAAAGGCCAACTCTCCTGATTCATGATGGTCATGTGAGTCACACAACTCTTGAAACTGTGAAACTGGCAAGAGATAAGCAGATCAGTATTGTTCTCCTGCCTCCTCACTGCACTGATGTGCTACAGCCATCAGACAAA ACTCCAGTTGATAGACACAAATTTGATGTATCAAGGCTCAGCAAGTCAAAGGTGGAAGCATGCAATCGGTGGATCCTTGCTGGTAGACCTGAGACTGAGGAAGCCATTCCTATTGTACCGCCTACTCAAGAAGAGGACACAGGGAATGCCATCATGTTTGGTACTTCAAAGCCAAAAAATAGTACAACGCTCGGGAAAACAAGTACACCTTTACCCCCTGTAACAGATCCCTCCCCTTGTTCATCTGGAAAGCCTGGTTACACAGTTCCATCTGATAGTATTCCAAAAGTGTGTCAGCATAGTCAGTCATGCTGCCTGTACCTTCACAGTCTTCAAGAACTTGCAGAGGCAATTGGCAAGGCTGTACATACCAAGAAGTCCATGGAACATATCATATCTGACCGACAACGTCCCCATCAGGCCAAGAAACCTGGTGCTCGCAGAGTGTTAGGGAAAGGAGCCACAGTTCTAACACACGAGGAAGTCATAAGCAGCATTGAGGAAAGAGAGAAGgcacagaaagaaaaagaaactaagaaaaaGCAGAGGGCAGAGAAACAGAGAACTAAAGAAGAAGCAACAGCAGGGAAAAAAGACCACAGCTCAGAAAAGTGGAAGAaagaatgctgctgctgctga